A stretch of bacterium DNA encodes these proteins:
- a CDS encoding LysM peptidoglycan-binding domain-containing protein, translating to MRSALFNLAALALLAAFVFGGCASVSTTNRTSSGTSRAHRAALDFSKLTEREKWNLARENFTLAQREEARKSNEAAVRYYETVLELLGSLDMASIEIPTQRVLSFQRKVLKSYDHFLASLDKLPASAGAEAVLEASTIGEGSPNEDLFKGTGADRDQTPVEIRPNAPPLPGVPLGTNNQVAGQINFFMNKGRNVMLKWMERSARFFPRLRPILREEGIPDEVMFLAMIESGLNPRAYSYAHAAGVWQFIPSTGRIYGLEVNSVYDERLHVEASTRAACRYLRKLYEQFGDWYLAFAAYNCGELRVEREVKRSGTRDYWKLHRLPRQTRGYVPAYLAARTIYENPARYGFPPLPAEEPFECERVWIDGAYKLEHVADAAGHDAQAVKDLNPEYLRGVTRRDASNMVRLPRPASGDFDTRLAKMPETVVKPTTVHHVRKGETLGRIAQRYGTSVSAIRSQPENRGIKPNRLRIGQRIVVPVPDIASSSPKPSPSSAKQVVNKTASSDTNHEIIYTVHRGETLGKIAGQIGVSVDEICRQNSIRDADEIQPGQKLRIRVAGDEPVAKAERSTRVHTVQPGDTVWSIAQTYGQDYQKILSWNRLHRRSTIYPGQQLIVDKD from the coding sequence ATGAGATCGGCCCTTTTTAACCTCGCAGCGTTGGCCTTGTTGGCGGCCTTCGTTTTCGGCGGCTGCGCCAGCGTCTCGACCACCAACCGCACATCTTCCGGAACCAGCCGCGCTCACCGCGCAGCCCTCGACTTCAGCAAGCTGACCGAGCGGGAGAAATGGAATCTGGCCCGTGAGAACTTCACTCTGGCTCAGCGTGAAGAAGCCCGCAAAAGCAACGAAGCTGCCGTTCGCTACTATGAGACGGTGCTTGAGCTTCTCGGCAGCCTCGACATGGCTTCGATTGAGATTCCCACACAGCGCGTACTCTCATTTCAGCGCAAGGTGCTGAAGAGTTACGACCATTTTCTGGCGTCACTCGACAAACTTCCCGCTTCGGCCGGTGCGGAAGCGGTGCTGGAAGCCAGCACCATCGGCGAAGGCTCGCCGAACGAAGACTTATTTAAGGGAACGGGGGCCGACCGCGATCAGACTCCGGTGGAAATCAGGCCCAATGCTCCGCCCCTCCCCGGTGTCCCATTGGGGACGAACAATCAGGTGGCCGGCCAAATCAACTTCTTCATGAACAAGGGCCGGAACGTGATGCTGAAGTGGATGGAACGATCAGCCCGTTTCTTCCCTCGGTTGAGACCCATTTTACGGGAAGAAGGGATCCCCGACGAAGTCATGTTTCTGGCCATGATCGAATCGGGACTCAATCCCCGGGCTTATTCCTACGCTCACGCGGCCGGCGTCTGGCAATTCATTCCATCCACGGGGAGAATCTACGGTCTGGAAGTCAATTCCGTCTATGACGAGCGACTCCACGTCGAGGCGTCCACCCGCGCGGCGTGCCGCTACCTCAGAAAGCTGTATGAACAGTTCGGGGACTGGTATTTGGCGTTTGCGGCGTATAATTGCGGAGAGCTGCGGGTCGAACGCGAAGTGAAGCGCAGCGGAACCCGCGACTACTGGAAACTGCATCGTCTGCCCCGCCAGACCCGGGGATACGTTCCGGCCTACTTGGCCGCGCGGACGATTTACGAGAATCCCGCGCGCTACGGTTTTCCTCCTCTGCCCGCCGAAGAGCCGTTTGAATGCGAACGCGTGTGGATTGACGGCGCGTATAAGCTGGAACACGTCGCCGACGCGGCCGGCCATGATGCGCAAGCCGTGAAAGACTTGAATCCTGAGTATCTGCGAGGGGTGACGCGCCGGGACGCATCGAACATGGTGCGTTTGCCCCGCCCCGCAAGCGGCGATTTCGATACGCGCTTGGCCAAGATGCCGGAGACGGTCGTCAAGCCCACCACCGTCCACCACGTGCGTAAGGGTGAGACCTTAGGCCGGATCGCCCAGCGCTATGGTACTTCGGTTTCGGCGATCCGATCTCAACCGGAGAATCGAGGGATCAAACCCAATCGCCTGCGCATCGGCCAGAGGATCGTGGTGCCCGTTCCTGACATCGCCTCAAGTTCGCCGAAGCCCTCCCCGTCGTCCGCCAAGCAGGTCGTGAACAAGACGGCGTCGTCCGACACCAACCATGAAATTATCTATACCGTCCATCGCGGTGAAACGCTCGGGAAAATCGCCGGGCAGATTGGCGTCTCGGTGGATGAGATCTGCCGCCAGAACAGCATTCGCGACGCGGATGAAATACAGCCGGGACAGAAACTGCGGATCCGCGTGGCCGGGGATGAGCCGGTGGCAAAGGCCGAGCGGTCAACGCGAGTCCACACCGTTCAGCCGGGAGATACGGTGTGGTCTATCGCCCAGACTTACGGACAGGATTATCAAAAAATCCTTTCGTGGAATCGCCTGCACAGACGGAGCACAATTTATCCCGGTCAGCAACTTATCGTTGATAAAGATTAA
- a CDS encoding HU family DNA-binding protein, with protein sequence MTKHDLVDRLSDGVGLPKPEIQAVVDGFLALVMDAVSSGERVELRRFGVWKPVNRKGRHLRTPDGAHEIDLPDRPTAVFIPAAEFRSRMSTLTLDSPD encoded by the coding sequence ATGACCAAGCATGATCTGGTGGATCGGCTGTCGGACGGTGTCGGGCTGCCCAAGCCCGAGATCCAGGCGGTGGTGGATGGATTTCTCGCCCTGGTGATGGACGCGGTGTCCAGCGGCGAGCGGGTTGAACTGCGACGATTCGGAGTGTGGAAACCCGTCAACCGTAAAGGACGTCATCTGCGGACGCCCGACGGAGCGCACGAGATTGACCTTCCCGATCGGCCCACGGCCGTTTTCATTCCGGCCGCGGAATTCCGCTCGCGGATGAGCACTCTGACTTTGGATTCGCCCGATTGA